One Sporomusaceae bacterium ACPt DNA window includes the following coding sequences:
- the sipS gene encoding Signal peptidase I S, whose protein sequence is MKIVKEVADWIYSLAVALSLAILINAFVFQPTRVVGSSMEPNLHNNDYVFVSKLSHTFTTPPEYGDIVIIDSRVFRDRSVKDDISDPVLTYLSVAKLTEADRHIWIKRVIGKPGDVIEIKDGQVYRNGSLLAEPYIKEAMQAAAPTKVVVPDNYVYVMGDNRNNSSDSRYIGPVPLSHVLGKVVLTL, encoded by the coding sequence ATGAAAATAGTAAAAGAAGTTGCCGACTGGATATACAGCCTGGCGGTAGCGCTATCGCTGGCCATTCTCATTAATGCTTTTGTCTTTCAGCCCACCCGGGTAGTAGGCAGTTCGATGGAACCTAATCTTCACAATAACGACTATGTCTTCGTATCCAAGCTGTCTCATACCTTTACCACCCCGCCTGAGTATGGTGATATTGTCATTATCGACAGCAGGGTATTCCGGGACCGGAGCGTAAAGGATGACATCAGCGACCCGGTATTGACTTACCTTAGTGTCGCCAAACTTACCGAGGCTGATCGCCATATTTGGATTAAACGGGTTATCGGCAAACCCGGTGATGTAATTGAGATTAAGGACGGACAGGTATACCGGAATGGTTCGCTGCTGGCTGAGCCTTATATTAAAGAAGCCATGCAGGCTGCCGCTCCGACAAAAGTGGTGGTACCTGACAACTATGTATATGTAATGGGCGACAACCGTAACAATTCAAGCGACAGCCGCTATATCGGCCCTGTCCCGTTAAGTCATGTACTGGGAAAGGTAGTATTAACGCTGTAA